One Virgibacillus proomii DNA window includes the following coding sequences:
- the pstC gene encoding phosphate ABC transporter permease subunit PstC produces the protein MIAEKKNGPNINRAMEKIMPVLLFLIAAVSILTTIGIVYTLLTDTVEFFKRVPILEFFTGTVLKPLSQNPEFGVLPLINGTIISSVIAMLVAGPIGIMTAIFLSEYASDRVRRMLKPMLEVLAGIPTIVYGFFAFTFVTPLIREFFPNVEATNILSPGLVMGVMIIPMIASLSEDAMTSVPNAMREGALALGATKLEVTFRVVIPAALSGIISSFVLGISRAIGETMIVTIASGSSKNFTFDITQSMQTMTAYIVEVSGGEAPAGSTIYYSLYAVAMTLFVFTLIMNLLARYVSRKFREEY, from the coding sequence ATGATTGCAGAGAAAAAAAACGGTCCAAATATAAATAGAGCAATGGAAAAGATAATGCCAGTGCTCCTTTTCTTGATTGCTGCTGTTTCTATTTTAACAACAATTGGTATTGTATATACGTTATTAACGGATACGGTAGAATTCTTTAAGCGCGTTCCCATCTTAGAATTCTTTACTGGAACCGTGCTAAAACCATTAAGTCAAAATCCTGAATTCGGTGTACTTCCACTTATTAACGGTACTATTATTTCTTCGGTTATCGCTATGCTCGTTGCCGGTCCGATTGGAATTATGACAGCAATTTTCTTAAGTGAATATGCATCTGATCGGGTAAGAAGAATGCTAAAGCCGATGCTCGAGGTACTTGCGGGAATCCCTACAATTGTTTATGGTTTCTTTGCATTTACATTTGTAACACCACTTATTCGTGAGTTTTTCCCAAATGTGGAAGCAACGAATATTTTAAGTCCTGGATTAGTAATGGGGGTTATGATTATTCCAATGATTGCATCCCTTTCTGAAGATGCAATGACTTCCGTTCCCAATGCGATGCGTGAAGGTGCACTTGCATTGGGAGCTACGAAACTAGAGGTTACTTTTCGAGTTGTAATTCCAGCAGCGCTATCTGGAATTATTTCATCCTTTGTACTTGGTATTTCTCGTGCGATTGGCGAAACAATGATTGTAACGATCGCAAGTGGAAGCTCTAAGAACTTTACATTTGATATTACACAATCCATGCAAACAATGACGGCTTACATTGTTGAAGTATCCGGCGGGGAAGCACCTGCAGGCTCAACTATTTACTATAGTTTATATGCGGTGGCTATGACATTGTTTGTGTTCACGTTAATTATGAATCTATTGGCAAGATATGTCTCTCGTAAGTTTAGGGAGGAATATTAA
- the pstA gene encoding phosphate ABC transporter permease PstA, with protein sequence MKHVNREQVQQKMNRRILKNNILKTIFFLSTLFGLVVLAILIIRVIVQGASWINMDFLTNRLSTSPEQAGIMGAILGTFWLMVVVIPVTLILGVGTAIYLELYAKKGRFHSFVQTNIANLAGVPSIVYGILGMTLFVRALEFSNVVLAGGLTMSLLVLPIIIVASQEAIRAVPQHLSEASYGMGATKWQTVKNIVLPAALPGILTGAILSLSRAIGETAPLVVLGIPALLIPFPTGLFDKFTVLPMQVYYWTIDSSLVAEYANLAAATIIVLLVLLFILNATAIFIRNKFQKRY encoded by the coding sequence ATGAAACATGTAAATAGAGAGCAAGTTCAACAAAAAATGAACAGACGAATTTTAAAAAATAATATCTTAAAAACGATCTTCTTTCTATCTACCCTTTTTGGCTTAGTCGTACTTGCCATTTTAATTATCCGTGTCATCGTGCAAGGTGCCAGCTGGATTAATATGGATTTCTTAACCAATCGTTTATCTACTTCTCCTGAACAAGCAGGAATTATGGGAGCTATCTTAGGGACATTCTGGCTCATGGTCGTTGTTATTCCCGTAACTCTAATTTTAGGAGTTGGTACAGCTATTTATTTAGAGTTGTACGCCAAAAAAGGAAGATTCCATTCATTTGTACAAACGAACATCGCCAATTTAGCCGGTGTCCCTTCCATTGTTTATGGGATTCTTGGGATGACATTATTTGTTCGTGCGCTTGAATTTAGCAATGTTGTATTGGCTGGTGGTCTAACCATGTCTTTACTTGTACTGCCAATTATCATCGTAGCATCACAAGAAGCTATTCGTGCAGTACCACAACATCTTAGTGAAGCTTCCTATGGAATGGGAGCAACAAAATGGCAAACCGTAAAAAACATCGTTTTACCGGCAGCACTTCCTGGTATTTTAACAGGAGCGATCCTTTCTTTGTCCAGAGCGATTGGGGAAACAGCACCACTAGTTGTGCTTGGAATTCCAGCATTGCTTATTCCTTTTCCAACTGGACTATTTGACAAATTCACCGTGCTCCCAATGCAAGTCTACTATTGGACAATTGACTCTTCCTTAGTTGCAGAATATGCCAACTTAGCTGCCGCAACAATCATTGTCCTGCTTGTATTACTATTCATTTTGAACGCAACGGCAATTTTTATTCGCAATAAGTTCCAAAAGCGATATTAA
- a CDS encoding PstS family phosphate ABC transporter substrate-binding protein, which produces MKFKKYLMFLLIAALAVVVAACGSDSKEGDNKEKENETSENTGAEGGSEKVEGSVVIDGSGTVYPLMAKLAEEYMTEKPDVSVEVSRAGTSAGFKKFLAEDGTDFNDASRVIKDEEKAKAEELGMEIKELKVALDGLTIVTHPDNDWATELTQDQVKDIFLGKSTKWSDVNPEWPDEKIQTYGPNENHGTYEFFYENILEEQDLVSGINLQQDYSTLVTLVAEDKNAIGFFGFGYYDNNKDKVKAVKIDFGKGPVEPSLDTIAEDGDYAGYTRPVFTYLNVDHAKEKPQVLDYALFIMNNVNKFAGETGFAPIPEEEAKTLISDLEALKK; this is translated from the coding sequence ATGAAGTTCAAGAAGTATCTTATGTTCCTTCTTATCGCTGCACTTGCAGTAGTAGTTGCAGCTTGTGGCTCAGATTCAAAAGAAGGAGACAACAAAGAGAAAGAAAACGAAACATCTGAAAATACTGGCGCAGAAGGCGGTTCGGAAAAAGTAGAAGGTAGCGTCGTTATCGACGGATCTGGTACGGTTTATCCTCTAATGGCTAAATTAGCTGAAGAGTATATGACAGAAAAACCTGATGTCTCTGTAGAAGTTAGCCGAGCTGGAACTAGTGCAGGATTTAAAAAATTCTTAGCAGAAGATGGAACTGATTTTAATGATGCTTCTCGTGTAATTAAAGATGAAGAGAAAGCAAAAGCTGAAGAGCTTGGAATGGAAATAAAAGAATTAAAAGTTGCTTTAGATGGACTTACAATTGTAACTCACCCGGACAATGATTGGGCTACTGAATTAACTCAAGACCAAGTAAAAGATATTTTCCTTGGTAAGTCCACAAAATGGTCTGATGTAAATCCAGAATGGCCAGATGAAAAAATTCAAACTTATGGCCCAAACGAAAACCATGGAACATACGAATTTTTCTATGAAAATATTTTAGAAGAACAAGATCTAGTAAGTGGAATTAACCTACAACAAGATTATTCAACGCTTGTAACTCTTGTTGCTGAAGATAAAAATGCAATTGGCTTCTTTGGTTTTGGTTACTATGACAATAACAAAGATAAAGTGAAAGCTGTAAAAATTGACTTTGGTAAAGGTCCAGTTGAACCATCTCTTGACACCATTGCTGAAGACGGCGACTACGCTGGCTACACTCGTCCAGTATTCACTTACTTAAATGTAGATCATGCAAAAGAGAAGCCTCAAGTACTTGATTATGCACTATTTATTATGAATAACGTGAATAAATTCGCTGGTGAAACTGGCTTTGCACCAATTCCAGAAGAAGAAGCAAAAACCCTAATAAGCGATTTGGAAGCTCTAAAAAAATAA